In one window of Candidatus Sulfuricurvum sp. RIFRC-1 DNA:
- the greA gene encoding transcription elongation factor GreA translates to MEQKEPMTKYGFQRLSDELNTLKNIDLPAVNVEIDRAKEYGDLKENSEYHAAREKQAFIGTRIAELGEVISRAQIVDPSELEHARISFGSTVVLSDLDNDQEVTYTIVGGCESNPARGLISFNSPLAKQLLGREEGDELNAKLPGGTKNFEVLEVKYQEIVFESH, encoded by the coding sequence AAAATACGGGTTTCAGCGATTATCAGACGAGCTGAACACCCTTAAAAATATCGATTTACCGGCAGTTAATGTTGAAATCGATCGTGCTAAAGAGTACGGTGATCTAAAAGAAAACTCCGAATACCATGCGGCACGTGAAAAACAGGCTTTTATCGGAACACGGATCGCGGAACTCGGTGAGGTAATCTCACGTGCTCAGATCGTGGACCCGAGCGAACTTGAACACGCTCGTATCAGCTTTGGTTCTACCGTTGTACTCTCCGATTTAGACAATGACCAAGAGGTCACGTATACCATCGTCGGCGGATGTGAGAGCAATCCTGCACGGGGTCTTATTTCATTTAACTCTCCGCTTGCTAAACAGCTTTTAGGTCGCGAGGAGGGGGATGAACTGAATGCAAAACTCCCCGGCGGAACCAAAAACTTTGAAGTGCTTGAAGTGAAATATCAGGAGATTGTGTTTGAATCCCATTAA